The genomic region CACTCGAACTCGAAGCGCGTGCCGCTTTCCTCGCCGAGCCGGCGAAGGATCTCCTCGATGTCCGCAAACGTGTTGCGGAAGATGGCGGCGCGGCTGGCCTCGAGATGGTTCCGCTCCCAGTCATGCCGGAACTCTCTGTAGCGGTTCAGCATTGGCAACAGGCCCAAATTCATCGAGCCCATGTTGCGGCTGCACATTTCGGGCCGCGCGGCGAGTGCTCCGGCGAGCCGGTCCTCGAGGCTCATCCCCTGGCCGCCGCCGGTGGTGATGTTCACCACCGCGTCGGTTGCCTGCTTGATCCGCGGCAGGAACTGCATGAACAGGGCCGGGTCGGGGGTCGGGCGGCCGTCGGCCGGGTCGCGGGCGTGCAGGTGGAGGATGGCGGCGCCGGCCTCGGCGGCGGCGATCGCTTGCCGGGCGATCTCGTCCGGCGTCACAGGAAGATGAGGCGACATCGAGGGCGTGTGGATCGAGCCGGTCACCGCGCAGGTGATGATCGCGCTCCGTTGCCTGCCGCCCGCCATGACGCGTCCTCCCTCGCTGCTGCGTCGTCTCGGCGAGCCGGCGGGTCGGAGGCTGCGAAGCGGCCTTCGCCCCGCTATATCTGCCGCCACCATGACGACCCAGGACCTCCCTCCGCGGCCGACGCCAAAGCCCTCTCCGTGGTGGCCGCGGCACGCGCCGGTGCGGCCCACTGCGCCCGCCTCCGCGCCGGGTGGGCCCGGTGCGCGCGAGGCGCAGCTCGCTCCCCTTCCTCCGCCTTCGCCGCCGCTCCTCAACCGTCTCGCCGGCGCCTCACTGCTCGCCGCGACCCTCGGCGTCGCCTCCTGCCAGGCCTTCCTCGAGGTGGTCTCGTGACCGGCCTCTCCCCGCGCGAGGACGTCTGGGAGCGGCTTCGGCGGTTCCGCCACGGCCAGCGTGGCTGGGCCCTGTTCCTTCTGTCGGCGCCGCTGCTCCTTGTTGCCGTGTCCGGCCTTGCCGCGGGCGATCTCGAACTGCTCGGCGGGGCGGGGGGTGCCTGGGCGCTGATCATCGGCGGCACCATCCTCGCTCGGCGCGGCTTCGCCGCCGAGGCCGAGGGGCAGGCGGCGCCGGGCGCGTTCCGCCTGCGCCTTGCCGCACTTGTGGGCGCCGGCACCGGGCTGGCCGCCTGGCTCGCCGCCGACCACGCTCCGATCGTTGCGCTCCTGTTCGGCATCGGGGCCGCCGCCGGGATACGCCTGCTCTACGGCCCCGATCCGCGGCCGGCACCGGCGCCCGAGCCAGCAAAGCCGCTCGAGGGCGACGCCGCCGTCATCGCCGAAGCCAGGGGGCGGATCGCCGCGCTCGAGGCGGCCGCCCGGGCGGTGCCGCAGCGCGAGTTCGCGGAAGCCATCAGGCGGATCGCCGCCTTGGCCAGCCGAATCGTCGCGGAAGC from Elioraea tepida harbors:
- a CDS encoding 5-bromo-4-chloroindolyl phosphate hydrolysis family protein, whose translation is MTGLSPREDVWERLRRFRHGQRGWALFLLSAPLLLVAVSGLAAGDLELLGGAGGAWALIIGGTILARRGFAAEAEGQAAPGAFRLRLAALVGAGTGLAAWLAADHAPIVALLFGIGAAAGIRLLYGPDPRPAPAPEPAKPLEGDAAVIAEARGRIAALEAAARAVPQREFAEAIRRIAALASRIVAEAEQDPEDLRRSRRFLAVYLKGAETVAQRYVETHRGLDAPALEENFRSLLADLERGFGRHLATLKESDIRALDVDIAVLQQRLREEGMTEERVPR